From Anopheles arabiensis isolate DONGOLA chromosome 3, AaraD3, whole genome shotgun sequence, a single genomic window includes:
- the LOC120899729 gene encoding 26S proteasome non-ATPase regulatory subunit 14, with protein sequence MDRLLRLGGGMPGMSQAPPPSDAPVVDTAEQVYISSLALLKMLKHGRAGVPMEVMGLMLGEFVDDYTVQVIDVFAMPQTGTGVSVEAVDPVFQAKMLDMLKQTGRPEMVVGWYHSHPGFGCWLSGVDINTQQSFEALSERAVAVVVDPIQSVKGKVVIDAFRLINHNTLVLCQEPRQTTSNLGHLQKPSVQALIHGLNRNYYSISINYRKNELEQKMLLNLHKKSWMDGLTLANYEEHCSINESTISEMLELAKNYNKALEDEEKMTPEQLAIKNVGKQDPKRHLEEKVDTLMSNNIVQCLGAMLDTIVFK encoded by the exons ATGGATCGTTTGCTGCGACTAGGAGGCGGCATGCCCGGAATGAGCCAAGCGCCACCCCCATCGGATGCACCGGTGGTGGACACAGCGGAACAAGTTTACATCtcctcgctcgctctcttGAAGATGCTGAAACACGGCCGTGCCGGAGTGCCGATGGAAGTGATGGGCCTGATGTTGG GTGAATTCGTGGACGACTATACCGTGCAGGTGATTGACGTGTTTGCTATGCCACAAACGGGAACCGGCGTATCCGTCGAAGCGGTCGATCCCGTGTTTCAGGCGAAAATGTTGGACATGCTCAAGCAAACCGGACGGCCGGAAATGGTGGTCGGATGGTACCACTCCCATCCTGGCTTTGGATGCTGGCTGTCGGGCGTAGATATCAACACGCAGCAATCGTTCGAGGCACTGTCGGAACGGGCGGTCGCCGTAGTAGTCGATCCGATCCAGTCGGTCAAGGGCAAGGTCGTGATCGATGCGTTCCGACTGATCAACCACAACACGCTGGTGCTGTGTCAGGAGCCGCGCCAGACGACGTCGAACCTGGGCCATCTGCAGAAACCCTCGGTGCAGGCACTGATCCACGGGCTGAACCGTAACTACTACTCCATCAGTATCAACTACCGCAAGAATGAGCTGGAGCAGAAGATGCTGCTGAACTTGCACAAGAAATCGTGGATGGATGGGCTCACGTTGGCGAACTATGAAGAGCACTGCAGTATCAATGAGAGCACCATCAGTGAGATGTTGGAGCTGGCGAAGAACTATAACAAG gcTTTGGAAGATGAGGAGAAAATGACGCCCGAGCAACTGGCCATCAAGAACGTCGGCAAGCAGGACCCCAAACGGCACCTGGAAGAGAAGGTCGACACACTCATGTCGAACAACATCGTCCAGTGTCTCGGTGCGATGCTGGATACGATCGTGTTTAAATAA